The following proteins come from a genomic window of Panicum hallii strain FIL2 chromosome 8, PHallii_v3.1, whole genome shotgun sequence:
- the LOC112903132 gene encoding translationally-controlled tumor protein homolog produces MLVYQDLLTGDELLSDSFPYKEMENGVLWEVEGKWVIQGAVDVDIGANPSAEGGDDEGVDDQAVKVVDIVDTFRLQEQPAFDKKQFVTFIKRYIKNLTAKLEPEKAEEFKKGIEGATKYLLGKLKDLQFFVGESMHDDGSLVFAYYKDGATDPTFLYFAHGLKEIKC; encoded by the exons ATGTTGGTCTACCAGGATCTGCTCACCG GCGATGAGCTCCTGTCGGACTCGTTCCCGTACAAGGAGATGGAGAACGGCGTGCTCTGGGAGGTCGAGGGCAAG TGGGTCATCCAAGGAGCTGTAGACGTTGACATTGGTGCCAACCCGTCTGCCgagggtggtgatgatgagggTGTGGATGATCAGGCAGTGAAGGTTGTTGACATTGTCGACACCTTCCGACTTCAG GAGCAACCTGCCTTTGACAAGAAGCAGTTTGTCACCTTCATCAAGCGCTACATCAAGAACCTCACCGCCAAGCTGGAGCCGGAGAAGGCGGAGGAGTTCAAGAAGGGCATTGAGGGTGCCACCAAGTACCTCCTTGGCAAGCTCAAGGACCTCCAGTT CTTTGTTGGCGAGAGCATGCATGATGATGGAAGCCTGGTGTTTGCCTACTACAAGGATGGAGCCACCGACCCGACCTTCCTCTACTTCGCGCATGGTCTGAAGGAGATCAAGTGCTAG